From a region of the Phragmites australis chromosome 21, lpPhrAust1.1, whole genome shotgun sequence genome:
- the LOC133903699 gene encoding protein MAIN-LIKE 1-like, with protein MTGLPMFDNAALTALVDRWRPETHTFHLPCGELTVTLQDVAMILGLPVDGQPVCGNVQPAGWRDMVKMIVGSRPPEPAQDAKDKKPSGVSSAWLAQNFTECPHDAADHVVERYARAWLWHLVGGYLFPDGSGNIVSWMYLPLLGEEWENVGLYSWGSATLAWLYRQLCDACWRSGDHANLGGCAYLLQVWMWERLPVGRPDRFSPRVWQFEDEGSLPTVAFLWRNVRVVTRNAGRRYLFYTNELDCIMQSHVSAIGFEFHMVRTCISQLTFTLCIR; from the exons ATGACCGGGTTGCCCATGTTCGACAATGCAGCTTTGACGGCGCTAGTCGACCGCTGGAGGCCTGAGACACACACCTTCCATCTCCCTTGCGGCGAGCTCACGGTCACTCTTCAGGATGTGGCCATGATACTCGGGCTTCCAGTCGACGGCCAGCCTGTTTGCGGGAATGTGCAACCCGCAGGGTGGAGAGACATGGTCAAGATGATTGTTGGGAGTAGGCCACCAGAGCCTGCGCAGGACGCGAAGGACAAGAAGCCTTCAGGCGTCAGCTCTGCTTGGTTAGCTCAGAACTTTACAGAATGTCCTCACGATGCAGCGGACCATGTCGTCGAGAGGTACGCCCGTGCTTGGTTGTGGCATCTAGTTGGAGGCTACTTGTTCCCTGATGGGAGTGGGAACATAGTATCGTGGATGTACTTGCCGCTACTAGGAGAGGAATGGGAGAACGTCGGCCTTTACAGTTGGGGATCAGCCACGTTAGCATGGCTATACCGGCAGTTATGTGATGCTTGCTGGCGTAGTGGGGATCATGCCAACCTTGGTGGATGCGCGTACCTCCTGCAGGTCTGGATGTGGGAGCGCCTACCGGTTGGCAGACCCGATCGTTTCTCCCCCAGG GTTTGGCAGTTCGAGGACGAGGGCTCGCTCCCTACTGTTGCTTTCTTATGGAGAAACGTCCGGGTAGTGACTAGAAATGCAGGAAGGCGCTACCTCTTCTACACTAACGAGCTAGACTGCATCATGCAGAGCCACGTAAGTGCGATTGGTTTTGAATTTCATATGGTACGCACTTGCATAAGCCAACTGACATTTACGCTTTGCATCAGGTGA
- the LOC133903248 gene encoding uncharacterized protein LOC133903248, whose protein sequence is MEDALSKPCDEIVREVAADTSGHDTHVRGSAQVKLIGGNNAALAIGVTCTTTTWLAIKPPRVAVEAENLPDSDDEDDLVDEYDQITRHSSQPERAPLHNYMGQQLGRLANEAGQALFVPPGSAEEVGQLRAFVERVRRSYRRLAYKMNCMTAPDVAFAHGAHSSDPSAGHTGASTQQQTPVHYGTRTRTRSSSVARTQSRSMIGADSTSVGTASRGKAPQEQSSDDGDPSYGADVMGSSQLAGAPPATQPS, encoded by the exons ATGGA AGATGCATTGTCCAAACCGTGTGATGAGATAGTTCGGGAGGTTGCAGCGGACACCTCCGGACACGACACCCACGTCCGTGGCTCTGCACAAGTGA AATTGATAGGAGGAAACAACGCGGCGCTCGCGATTGGCGTGACGTGCACCACAACTACTTG GTTGGCAATCAAGCCGCCACGAGTTGCTGTTGAAGCGGAGAACTTGCCGGACTCTGATGACGAGGACGACCTCGTAGACGAGTACGACCAGATCACGAGGCACAGCAGTCAGCCCGAGCGGGCTCCGCTTCATAACTACATG GGACAGCAGCTCGGGCGACTAGCCAACGAGGCTGGACAAGCTTTGTTTGTCCCTCCCGGGTCGGCAGAAGAGGTTGGCCAACTGCGTGCTTTTGTTGAG AGGGTTCGTAGGAGCTACCGTCGCCTTGCTTACAAGATGAACTGCATGACGGCCCCCGATGTGGCGTTTGCACACGGTGCGCATTCTTCGGATCCATCGGCTGGCCATACGGGTGCTTCGACACAGCAGCAGACGCCGGTGCATTACGGCACCCGGACTCGCACCCGCAGCAGTAGTGTGGCTCGGACCCAGTCGCGCAGCATGATTGGAGCCGACTCCACTTCCGTTGGGACGGCTTCACGAGGCAAGGCCCCACAGGAGCAGAGCTCCGACGATGGAGACCCATCGTACGGCGCGGATGTTATGGGGTCCTCGCAGCTCGCAGGGGCCCCTCCCGCTACCCAGCCTTCTTAG